A window from Gossypium raimondii isolate GPD5lz chromosome 7, ASM2569854v1, whole genome shotgun sequence encodes these proteins:
- the LOC105799624 gene encoding uncharacterized protein LOC105799624 — translation MSKEQLPEPLDFFIWTVEDVGMWLEDINLGSYRQIFKEHGVNGEYLEGMSMFTTEQILRFIRQCHMKWGDFITLCKELRRIKVACLKGEQKVHRPWWAPPCLSVVFVKVAKRNRQSRIVSLKLEQ, via the exons ATGAGCAAAGAACAGCTGCCTGAGCCACTCGATTTCTTCATTTGGACCGTTGAG GATGTTGGTATGTGGTTGGAAGATATAAATCTTGGCAGCTACCGCCAGATTTTCAAAGAACATGGTGTAAATGGGGAATACCTAGAAGGCATGTCTATGTTCACAACTGAACAGATTCTTAGATTTATAAGGCAATGCCATATGAAGTGGGGAGACTTCATCACTCTATGCAAGGAACTCAGGCGAATAAAGG TGGCCTGCCTTAAAGGAGAGCAAAAAGTTCACAGGCCATGGTGGGCTCCTCCTTGCCTTTCAGTAGTATTTGTCAAGGTAGCGAAGCGCAACAGACAGTCGCGTATTGTCTCCTTGAAGCTCGAACAATAA
- the LOC105799633 gene encoding probable magnesium transporter NIPA3 has protein sequence KPPISIPFCPDWLPIQNHLPDLPSPDPLFSSVPSSDFLPLFLCSHSITPLSADLLSPFLFFSFSLGHSFDSLLNQSTFFFLFSLSLRLLSVGGSPGFCNCESGLSSSIKKLEEYIKQESPIISVQEIWAMATQPAFLLYLGSVIVLVVLLILYFAPRCGHTNVLVFTGICSLMGSLSVMSVKALGTALKLTFEGKNQLVYLETWFFMFIVATCVIIQMNYLNKALDMFNTAVVSPIYFVMFTSLTIIASVILFKVSMHLYPLHCLPDSSVVTVKL, from the exons AAACCACCGATTTCTATTCCCTTTTGCCCAGATTGGCTACCGATTCAGAATCACCTCCCTGATTTACCCTCCCCCGATCCCCTTTTCTCTTCTGTTCCTTCATCCGATTTCCTTCCTTTGTTTCTCTGCTCCCACTCCATTACGCCTCTTTCTGCCGATTTGctctctccttttcttttcttttctttttctctcggCCACTCTTTCGATTCCCTTCTCAACCAGtcgactttttttttcttgttctctctGTCACTCCGATTGCTCTCAGTTGGTGGGTCTCCAGGTTTCTGCAACTGTGAAAG TGGGTTATCttcttcaataaaaaaattggaagaaTATATAAAACAAGAGAGCCCTATCATTTCTGTTCAGGAGATATGGGCTATGGCTACACAACCGG CATTTTTACTCTATCTGGGCTCAGTTATTGTATTGGTCGTCCTTTTGATCTTATATTTTGCACCAAGATGTGGGCATACAAATGTGTTGGTTTTCACTGGCATTTGTTCATTAATGGGATCTCTCTCG GTGATGAGTGTTAAAGCCCTTGGAACCGCACTCAAACTAACCTTTGAGGGAAAGAACCAACTAGTTTACCTGGAGACATGGTTCTTTATGTTCATTGTCGCTACATGTGTCATTATACAAATGAATTATCTCAACAAG GCCCTTGATATGTTCAACACTGCAGTTGTGTCCCCTATTTATTTTGTCATGTTCACATCGCTTACAATCATTGCCAGTGTCATTTTGTTCAAG GTGAGCATGCACCTCTATCCCCTACATTGTCTACCGGACTCTTCAGTGGTAACCGTGAAACTCTGA